The Clupea harengus chromosome 22, Ch_v2.0.2, whole genome shotgun sequence genomic sequence AGTGAGAGTATCATTTTCATTCGCTGATAGACTCATCATTTATGGTAGTGTCGTGTCGTCCCCAGCCCCTTGCCCGCTTTTTTCAGAATTATGCAGTTGGGGAAGTTAAGCTCAGACCTGGGGTGACGTTACACTTTAAGATGCCATGATACGCAACAGTTCACTTTTATTATCTGTTCAGTTTCTCAGTACAAATTCTTGCTTATACATCCTCTGACAGGGATTTACCATCTGGAACAAGCGGGACTTTAACCAGTTCATCAAGGCCAATGAGAAGTGGGGTCGAGACGACCTTGAGAACATTGCCCGTGAGGTCGAGGGCAAAACACCAGAGGAGGTCATGGAATATTCTGGTATGTTGGTTGGCATGATTCAAGTGTAGATGCATTTTTCAAGTGTACTTTTGGTCTgaaactaagtgtgtgtgtgtgtgtgttgtagctgTGTTCTGGGAACGATGCAATGAACTGCAGGACATTGAGAAGATCATGGCCCAAATTGAGAGGGGTGAGGCTAGGATTCAGAGGAGGATTAGCATTAAGAAAGCACTGGACTCAAAGGTAGGACCACCTCAAGATCTCCTTTTAAATGACTAGCAGCTTTATTAACCCGCAACGTGCAGAAGTTAAAACTCCGTTGTCTCGCTGTTGTGACAGATCGGTCGATACAAGGCTCCGTTCCATCAGCTGCGGATCTCCTACGGCACCAACAAGGGCAAGAACTACACCGAGGAGGAGGACCGCTTCCTCATCTGCATGCTGCACAAGCTGGGCTTCGACAAGGAGAGCGTCTATGATGAGCTACGCCAGTGCATCCGCAACTCACCACAGTTCCGCTTTGACTGGTTCCTCAAGTCCCGCACTGCCATGGTGAGTAAAGGGGGGGCCATGGTGGGCAAGTGTGTTGATGTTGTAATGATTTGGTTGGTGATTTGGTGGAGCTGGCAGCCTGTTGCAGTGAATCGTTTCATTCAAGATGGTTGCAGGTGGCAAGTCTGTTAGCCAATCATAGTGTGGAGTTTGAAGTGAAAGGGATGGGGAAAACGTAATGATTTATCAGCTGTCTGCATTATAACATTTGTGTTTgcctacatctctctctacctggccagtcccaagcagatgggtcccccctttgagctgaggttcttCCTCTTAaaagaaagttttttttcttgtaccagtcgccttagtgcttgctctggGGGGTTCagactctgggctctgtaaagcgactaGAAACGATTTAAATTGTTGTTGGTGCTGtagaaattgaattgaactaaaGGTAGTTTTTAGTGGTATCTATTGGTAGagatggaatatagtattcacaattatgttttcattagtgtataatacctgtaactatgaatcattgtgtttttgttagcttagaatgtgcgcttcgtatctacataggaagtgggtcctcttccacagagtcTACCATGTTGttctgccatgtttctacagtagcccagaatggacaaaccaaaacactggtgTTTTGCAATGGCATTTGCGGGCGAGCGTTCGTATTCACACACGCTTGTAAATagaagggtattcagctggttgcaattcagcaacctcaccactagatgccactgaAAAGTCATTAAGGCATTGTGTTTCATTTAGACTCAACAAagctatgtatgtatgtctgtctgtctgtctgtctgtctgtctgtctgtctgtctgtctgtctgtatgtatgtatgtatgtatgttatgtcATGGTTTAATTTACTTTTTGTAGTACAAAGTCAGCCAGCATTAACTTATGCAGTTTCTTTGGATGAAACCTGAAgtaaagaaagtgtgtgtgtgtgtgtgtgtgtgtgtgtgtgtgtgtgtgccttcacaGGAACTGCAGAGGAGGTGTAACACACTGATCACGCTAATTGAGCGAGAGAACATGGagctggaagagagggagaaagcagagaagaagaagagaggtcCTCGCACTTCCTCAGTAAGTTGcttcttccttctttccctccctcctcttaaCATCCctcactggtctctctctcgccccctcctAAGCTGTCtctccaataataataatattggaGAAAAAATACATAGGGCTGTCTGTTGAACCTTGAGGTCATACTAATAACTGAAAAATGCTCTAAGGTCAGCCAAAATGTTACCAACGACGGAAAACATCACAGGAAGGTTTATACGTGTCTGAACCTTGTGTCACAGCAGAAAGCATTAGTGGTAAATATTGCGGAAAAACAATTCTGACTCCATTCATTCAATTGTTAAATTTCTTCAATATTACCAAGCAGTATATATGCAAATTGGTAGATCTCAGTaatgtaatggcatggcacaTGGGTAGGTGTACGAATGAAcagtttatttaaaaacaataagCGGTAAGCTTAAATGTTGCAAGTATCAGTCAAACTGAATAATGTGAAACCCAAACGAAGGAGTACAACTGTAAATAGTAGCAAGTGAAATAAACAGGTTGGATGCCTATTAGACCCAATTCACTTGAATGACCAAATAAACCTGGATGCATGAGAGAGTTTGGGGCTTatgttattgaaatgaaatgagcagcagcaggaggagatggCCCAAACACCGTCTCTGGGACAGTAGGGGGAAGGCTGAAGCAATCATCCTGACACTATAGGAATGCAGGATGTGGCAATTAGTTTAACTCTCACCCGCCTACGGGGTGCCTGATGGCACCCAATAAATGTGGGTTGCTGTGAATACAAACAGTCCAGATTGAGAAGCTGTGGTGGGACCGCTGACTTTTGACCCCCTGGCCAAACACGGCGAATGTCAATTTTCTGGATTGATTCATTCGCAGAGTGTATTTTGCCATACAATGCTTTGAAGTAGAAGAGCTGTCATTTTGGAGAACCCATGTTGGACTTTGCAACTTTTTAGGTGCCCATTACAACTAAATAGGGAAAAATGACTATTCATATAAGGCAAGAACAAGACAGAAAGTTTAACACATTTGACATTATACAGTCTATTTATCtgcttttaaaagaaaagaaaaaaaagtatacaaaaacaaacacaagtaatattttaattttgttttttttactttccttGTCTCTTTTTAGGGCCAGAAACGCAAGGCTGAGGGGACCCCAGACGGCCGTGGACGCAAGAAGAAGCTGAAGATGTGAGCAGTGGGACACAGGGATTGCTGTTAGAGAGGGGTTAAGGGGGAACCAACTCTGTACCTCCAAACGGCAGTGGGGCCAAAGGCAAGCGGCTAtgatgtgtttgttagtgtacTTGTTACGGGTCCTGCTCACGTACTGTACCAGATCGTATTGCTCAAACCTGTTTCTCAAGAGTAGCGTGTCGCTGTCGGTAGGGAGTAGTGATAGgacttgccccccccccttttagTCACGTAAGCCCCATTCTACAGCTCTTCTGATGTCTgctttattttgtaattttcctctttcttttttttttttaatccccaTTTCACTTACTCTTGTGAGGTAAGAAAATAGATGTATTTATGCCTGTTGGTTATGTACCGCATTCCAGTACTTGTATtgatatctctttttttttttttgtattgtaccTACCTACTTGAGTAGTGTAGAACTGGTCTCTTTTGGAATGTGTCACTAATAAATACccttttgtatatttgtgtctggTTGAGATTTGTCATGAACAGCATGCGTTGTCAGAAGTGAGTTGTCTAAAGCAGCAAGCTAAATTCTAAATCCAAAGGACAGACCAGTGCTGTATGAGAAGTTTGGTCGCTACAGCCGAAGGACAGTTGTCTCAATGTGCTTATTTTCTAGAAACTAACTTTCTAGAACTCGAAACACTCATAGCCTCAATCGATCAATACGTTTAATTATTGACAGTTGCATTTCGACAGGTACTTTTAGGGGACATTTTCTTTTGGGGTCGGATGAATAATAGAATGATGTCGGCAGAACTGCAAGCACCCGATGCCATTTTTGACGTAATTAAGAACCTCTTGTTAAATTTTTATTAAGGGACTTGAATGACTGACTTGCACCGACAAAACTGTTTAATGTTTAACACGAGGTGCTATTTGCAGGAGATCTGAGGCGAAACCACGAAAGACGGGTAAGTATGTTTTGGAAATATCCTCAAATAATTGTGGGCTACTTGACAGATGAATGTGATAACAGCGGGTTTGCATGATAAACACGTGTAGTAGACGTAGGCACAGTCACAATACCTGCACTTCCCGCGGTGAAACAAATTCCCATCTGAGGACCGGTTGCCAAGCTTGTAATGCCTTCAGAGTTATGTTAGCTTTTGAATCAGGTTTTCTTTGAAACGTCAACAAACTCCGTAGGCCAACGAGGGCAGTTTAGTTTAGTGAATGTCGATACAGATAGCTTGTTAACGCGTTTGGGTAAATGCTACGGTCCTTAGCCTACGCTTGTTTGGGTTGTCAGCACGTGTTGTTCATCAGCTACGTCAGTCTGCCTCACCTAAGTGTTTCTGACATATGGCATACATTGATTTCTTTGCTGTTGCTTGTTCTTTCCGTCAGTCAACACGTTTCAAAGTCTTAGCTGAAACAGCACTTCAGTAAGAAATAAAGACCAAACTCGGTTAACAACATGATAGGCCTAGCAACGGGTTGGAATTTAACACTGAATATTCACTAGGTGGCACTGTTggtctactttttttttttttaaattccccACAATAGGCCACGCAGCTGCAATCATGTTTCCTATCTGTGACAAACATATTTGGTGCAACGGCTCGCTTGGGTTAAGGAACTAACCTTACGGGACACTGAAGTACAAGCTCAAAAATGGTCCATCCATGCTGCtcttgtatgtgtttatttgttgggTTTGAGTTGCTTTTCATAGCAGTATATGGAAAGAATAATGTCTcattatttgtaaatgcatgtgCCATGATGCATCCATTGCCTTTGTGTGACATTTGTGTTGAGacctatttgtgtgtgattgacgaAAAAGCGAAAAGTATGTCTCAAAATTACATCAGTGGAAgctgtgatgaatgtgtgttggACAATCCACAAATACTGATTCAACAACTCACATGCAGAATTATTGTATTAATTTTGTAATAGGACATTTATTCAGGTCAGAACTTAGGGCCAATTTAGGGTACTCCGTTTTCACGGAGACGGACACAAGGGAACGCCTTCTCCGAGGTGGAACGCCCTCTCCGAGCCCCGGAGAGCTCGACGTGCGCCTCCTGAATTTTCTGACTATAGGGCGTTATAGATCCTTAAAGCGTCGCCACAGCCAAAACCAACTGAGATTCAGGAATTGAAAGCTGAGGTCAGGGAGCTGCGTGCAAAGCTggaaattattcaaactcctcccctctggtagacgctacagatcactgttcgccaaaacctccagacacaaaaacagtttcttccccctcgccgtctcactactgaacaactaacccactgtagcatatatatttatatatttatccctgcacttctcgcactctccacttcttctttgcactactgttgtgcaacatttcacagctactgtatatagccattctgccttgtacatacttttttaaactccttagtccattgcactgttgcactgtttgtttgtttgtattgcattgtattgtgttgtatattttgtgtaatcacactgagagtcactttaccaagtccaattccttgtttgtgcaaacttacttggccaataaaacctgattctgattctgattctggaaGAGTCAGGCGAGGCCCCTGCAGCACCTAAAGCCCCTAAACCGAAAGCAAAAATAACTGATGAGAGTGCTGAAGCACAAATAGACCCTGAAGTACAGAGCTTGAAGACTCAAGTTCAGAAACTGACACAACAGCTGACTGTAATGAATGTAGAGGGCAGTGCAACCCTAAGAAGAAAGACATTTCAGCGGCAAGCTGTGAGTTCTTATGAGAGAAGCAGGCCCTCAGTTAGTCGTGATGATTTCTTTTGTTACCACTGTGGTGGCGATGGGCACATTGCCAGCCAGTGCCCGAGAATCAGAAAACCCCCCTGAGGTGATCCAAAAGCTGCTTTGTTCGTTAAAGAGAGCCAAGGGTGGGAAGAGTGAATCAAGTCCACAGACAGTAAACAGAGATGCCTACTGCAAGAAGAGCAATGTTTGCACACCTGCGCAAAGCAACCTTCCTAGTGGTTTGCTAGGTCCTGCCTCCACTATTTGCGTCAAGATCAATGGCCATTCATGTAATGCCTGATTGGACAGTGGATCTCAAGTCACCATAATATTTGACACGTGGCAAAAGAGATACTTACCAAATGTTCCCATTCACCCCCTCACTGGTCTTTCGATATGGGGTTTGAGCTCCTCCAGTTATCCGTATCAAGGCTACGTAGTCGTAGATGTTGAGTTTCCAGCCAGACTTactggagtgagtgagtctaTCTCCGTGTTAGCTCCCAGCCCCAGCAGACATAGATAACATCTGCCGCCACCTGAAAGATCTGCTGGCAGCGGGCATCATCAAAGAGTCCAGGAGTCCATAGTAATTGTCAGGAAGAAGAACggaatttaatttcattctgcgttcttaattgaatgtattgtgtgataataatatttcaatcacaaaagaaaataataacagattgaaatgaacagattgttcacgtagcacgacacagacacgtcgcatgcATGAACGTTGACGTTCCCTGACGATTGAATGAGAAAGGGCGcaagtgcactgtcaaagtcaaaagtcaaacGGTAGTataaacaaattcacaataatggatcggtttttgataccccaaattccacgagtagaagaatcatgtgacgttgaagaagaaatgcaaggggtatctgaatctgaccacgacgttcctcttcttctaaatcaaaGAGATCAAACCTatacctctactgagggtgctagccatgctggtctgctggcttgccctgattttggttttgcttatgACTTTTctagcatagttttgtttgcatttttgcctgttctttaagagttttattttacaatgatacaatgatctagctcggattattgtggttttgagtgcctcCTGTTTTGTACTCattagcctaggacgagcagtctgtctgtgctagccaggtatacacaagcttctatgtttttattgattgtgacctgaaataatatatactttttaaaagcatttctgactctttgactgttttagttaattctatctgctattctaatttgccctctttagtttaaattgtattgaactatttatgtttagtttaatttgtcagacatggtagtggtgacctggtggtcatctggcgccaactttaacccccactgaagtaagtgaagtaccggtatttgggattgcggaatctataacatgttgcatgcattttgtcagtgaccgtcgcagaggaacacggctatgtgcgcgtccgtcggaaatagcctaatgataataataatacgattgatttgtatggcgcttttcatgtACCACAAAGACACtttagagagcaaacatgtaaacagatgtgacgatatggtggggaggtgttgtagtagagaaccttgtgacacatatgctgtcaccctaatttcatagcaccctctgTAAAACGCTGAGCACCCCCATagcctgcagaaaaaaatctctgctTCCGCCACTGCAACTGCACTTCAAATCATTTAGTATGGGGCCCTGCTCTGCTGCTAATGTTGCATCTTTTGCATCATCAAAAGAGATATCTTGTCAGAAAGTCATGATTTATTTGACATGCAACCCAAGGTCAAGCAAAGACATTCTCGTGTAAGAATGGTACAAAACTGAAACATTTTACAGATTTTATGCCCAGACATACAAAAGGTACACCCCGAGGTACAGCTATAATCAGGCTGAACCGTAATCAGTTGAATTTCTCAATTCGAAACAAACTGATTTAAAATGgaatattgttttttgtttttatttattcttagtaaaaaaaaaaagaagccagcCATTCCAGCCAGATGttagctgatttttttttatatgaaatCCCTGATGTGATCTGCACAGCCTTAGGTGAGTTGGCATACGACAACAGTTTGGCCATGACAGGcaatgaagggaccgacatttgatagttagtttaataaatatattctataggcaataattcaatatatctgacctagtggtgTCTAGACCTATTTTAGTGTTATTTGGATTTTGTGAGATTGTTctaaacttctcatgtgtattctgttcctggcctacatgaggtgtgagaaagccctcaaagccccccccccccccccccctgactagagacagcTAATAATTAGCATCTAGGTATCCACCCCTCCCCTTGCTTTCCAAGAGTTAAAAAGACTGTGATTTCCAAGAGACAGTtagtgaaggagatttaggtggaacacactcagtgaaatctaactctctgtcctcctctggtgcgcaccattgaaagaataaacctggatttggtttttcatcacaatctgactgagtctctgatacatttgggatatagaaataattcctttcaataGGTTGGTCATGTGTGTGGACATAACAACACCTATTCATAGAACCTTTTTAATCaagtatttgttttgcataCTACATTTTGGAGAAAGTGAAATTAATGGTTTTAGGGAATCCTTAATATGGCCACATAaaatgtctgtagagttgatagTAGATATATAGACATAATTATGTTTTGGCTAATATTTCAAGTAAGATCCAATCATGTGCTCATGTTTTGTGCTCAGTATTTCTTATCTGATAATATAGTTGCAGTATGCTCATATTTTGGTATGATTACAACTTTTTGGACACCATGCAAGAGTCAGCAAAGCATTCAAATAATGTCCTGTGGCAATGTCCTAAGTTTGGCTATGGAGTCGTACACTTGTTTGTGGTTTCCTTAAGAAATGTTTAGTCATTTTGAAAAATTACAATGATGTGCACGTTTTATACTCAGAACCTGTAGTAATTAAACATGGCATGAAATAGTGGACATTTGAGGTTTGATGTGTGGATaatattatttatgtattaataAGACACTACTATTTTACTCTGCTTCTGTTCTGCTGCTCATGAAGCAAAATACCTAATCTCCACCACTTGTCAATATACTTTAGTAGGGTAATAACcttaataaatgtacttaaatAATTTTTAAATGGTAAAGGCAGTTcagttatacagtaaataaattCACTAATGACCACAGAGTGCTTTCAACATTTTATTGCTCAAGTTAGCATTTTATTGCAAGAAATCCATGGCCTCATCTCATGTACTTTTTTTCGTTACATAGTAGGGTCCAATGGTTGCTTCACCCCAAAGCTCACCTGGTCAGTAAAAAAAGAGGATAAGTCAAATGTACATGGCAGCCTACAATTGAAAACATGTGCATTGTAAGTTTTGGGATGTTAAAAAGGTGAAAagatgacacccccccccccccccccccccccccacacacacacacacaaaccccaaaaCTCATACCTTGCTGATTTTTCTgctgaccaccaccaccaccacctccaccgccaccgccaccaccaccacctccaccaccaccagcgcAGCTCGATTCGCAGCAACTGCACAGATCATTAGGTCCTCCTGCAGCAAACCATCTGAGAACAGAAAACCCAGTactgtgatgagtgtgttcatcTATCTATGAACCTATGGCTGTTTGGTAGGAGACTTACCCTCCGTTAATGTAGGAACAAGCCTTGTGTTTGGAATCCCTTGGGGTTATGGCTGCTGTGGCCTTAAGTCTGCATGTAATGTAGATCTGTAAATGAAGAGTTCACTTCAGTATTCATATGTGGTTGGGGTTAGGGGTTACTTTTTCATAACAGATACTCCCAAAGAAACATTACCGGGGCGCTGTCTTCGAATCTGAAGGCTTCCAACATGAACTGGAGTTTGTCATCTTGAGAGCGCTGCGCAAATCGTGACTTAGAACCTGTGAGCTTGGCGTCAGTGAAACACCTGGGGAACACATTACATTATCTCATAAATCACCTTAATAAACATAAATCCCATTACTTCATATTTCCAAAGACCTTGTCAGATGACCACATCATAACACATTAAGACAacacacatgtaaaaaaaactgttgttaAACCAAGAACAATGAGAAAACAACAGTAACAGAAGTTCCTTGCTCACCCATGGTTGTCAATGAAGGCATAGTTGGGAGAAGAGTTTGGATCTGAAGTTGTAGTAGCCACACAGTtgtccacatacacacgcagggGTACATGGTAGAACTGAAGAACATCGGCTTGAATATAGATAATATCACCCAAGCTGAATTGAGTTGAATCTCTAGCTCTATACGTTGCTAGGTCCGCTgtagaaaaaaaacccagattCAGTCCATTCATACGGTCATACTAAAGATGGTTTCCTCAACTTGTCACCATAGAGTACTGGTTTATGTACGTTTTCTagtgtatttttttctgtcggaaAATGTCCATGGACTACCTCTAGAGGTGTGTCATTGTAACAGATATTGCTCACCCATCATGAGCCTCAGGGAGAAAATAAGGAGCTCCTCTGCTTGCTTAGTAGCAGAATATGGGATCCAGGTGGGGAACAAGGCATCGCTGCTCACATTGTGATATCTGGAATTCAGGAAATATGCAAATGTTTAGCTGACCTTTTACACACAAGGACATCACATGCAAAAGAGGTAGAAGAAGTTCATATATGAATGTGGATAGAAAAATAGATTTTGAGTCCTTACCTCTGATAGTGGCACTCAACACCAACAATGGCACCACTTGTACGAAAAATGCTAGTACCTTCAAGTGGCTTCGGTGTGTATATAATGGTGAAAGAGTAGATAAGCTCCTCAGAGGTTGTCTGTGGAGAGAAAACATCTTAGGATATTTTGCCTGTCAGCGTAGAGCAATGAAAAAATATCTGATGTTGTACTGTGTTCAGAAGTCCTAGAACTTACAGTCAGAACACTGCCACAGGCCTGCAGTTCAGCCTGGAAAAGCAGCCTTTTTGTGGCGGGGTCTTCTGCAGTTGATGCACAGCCTCCGAGTGACATATCTGCAGGATTGATCATCTGGCCGGTTTTGAAAAAGTCCATGTCTACCTCCACGAGCACCTGCGGTTCCTCACACTGAATCCGAATGCTGTCGGCAGGGATGGGAACCACCAGTTCTACCTCAACACCAGCAGGCTCATCGATGACGATATCTGTATAGTGCCATGTCAGCTTCTTGCCAGTGAACGACTGCTTGGTTTGTAAATTAATCTCGTCTTGGACAGGTTTTTCATATGTGGGCTTCTGGTTCTGACTATACCAGGACTGGGAATTTACTTGACTGGCCAGTGCGATGAGCACCAGCAACCCAATGGAAACCAGCTTGAGCCCCATGCTGCCAACTTGAAGGGAGTCGCCGAGATTTTATTAGCAGCTCATTTTATAGCTCAGAAAGATCCACAAACTCCACCCTTTCTGTGTCAAGGGTACTTTTACACCAGTCATGCATTGATTACATAAAGACAAGGTGACACGTGCAACCCACAAATGGGATGCCAGTTGCTGACTTcagccttcagacttttctTATCTTTACTCTTCTCTGATGGACTCTGCTTTATGAGGTTGGAAAAGTAAACTAACATATTTGAGTACACGCTGATTCAACAtgaatatacaatataatattgTAATACTAGAATAACCAAAATCTCTGTGTAAGCAgaattaacaaaaaaaactttctGAAAGAAAGTCAAGAAACACTGAAATATGTCAccccaaaaaataaaattagatTTCATGATAAGCCCTGATCAGTAGGCAAAAAGCCTTCCTCGCAATTCTAAGGGAAAGCTTCATAGTTGATTTTTCTTAGGTGAAATATTTCCAGTTTAAACCATTTCTGTTAGCTAATGATCAGTCAACATTGATGATAGAGAAGCCAATTTTAATTGGCAGGTTACCAAACCTACTTACCTAAAATACTGGAAAGTATTTTGTTCtctgattgttgttgttttttgtattgGCAGAGCTCTTTATTTGATTTAGTAAACATGTACTGGGTGGGAGGGCATGGTGACTTCTTTGACATAAGCATCATGACATCAGTCAAGCACAGATTACAGTCTCAGTCAGGTCATATTGCCTTACCTCACCTTAGTTCAAAGAAGTTCAATCCCTGTCCTTAATCCATCACTGTTCTCAGGATTGATTATCTATTTGATTCTGGACACAATATCTATGGGTCAGCTGCCAAACTGACCAGCTCACCAACCCTTTTTCATGAACTCACATTGACTCTGATAGCAGAGGGAAAATGTTGATCTTGGACATGGGCAGGGGGGTACTGCATGGGTGTAGCAAATATCCAGTAATaccttacattttcacatttatgAACAACTCTCTTCTCAAGTAGTACCATAGTATCATATAACTGTGATGCTAcagaatgtgttgtaagtggAGAAGTAAACAATATTCAACTGAGCTCCTTTAGTGCAGGACACAGGATTTGATAGTCTTTCAGCATCACTTTTTTATATTTGGTCATGAACTTCCATTTATTTCCAACCTTCTCACAACCTTTGTTTCTGAGACAATATGTTGTTATAAGTTCCAGTTCAGGTATTCATTTatatattgatttatttttttatatttatatataatgttaTTTGAGAGGTTAGAGAAAAAATGTGTGAAGCTGCCCACCTTATGATATCAGGTCATTTTCCTACGTGTTAACCAAAAcgtataaaaaaaactgtatgacttcactttcacacaaaaaagtgTGAGATATTATTTTAGGTGTGCATCCTATACATGTTCATTTTTAGAATACACCTTAAGAAGAATACCAACAACCAGACATTTTTTGCATAGAGTgaaacttttatttatttttcaattgGTGTAACTCATGAATCTGCAGTCCCCAATTCTCCGATGAATGCATATCCTCCAAGAAGAAAAACTTTGAGTATAGGTGGTTGAATGTTTTCTTTGGGGAAGGGGAGCTGAAATTTAGCCTCTAATGATCACTGCTCCGCTCGAAACAACAACGGTCTCCTCCTGCTGTGCTGCAGAAACATCCCTCTCtgcagagataaagaaaaacaagacattGGTTAGCACTGTGATAGGAAAAACATAAGTAAAACTCTATGTTATCTCTGTCAAAGAATACTCACTGAATCGCTTCCCCTGCTGCGGCGTGCTCATACTGCAATTTGGCTCACAAGAGTCTCCCGCTGAGGGCTTGCACACAAATGTTTTACAGTGAAGGAACACCTGAGCatggacagaaa encodes the following:
- the LOC105892598 gene encoding zona pellucida sperm-binding protein 3-like, giving the protein MGLKLVSIGLLVLIALASQVNSQSWYSQNQKPTYEKPVQDEINLQTKQSFTGKKLTWHYTDIVIDEPAGVEVELVVPIPADSIRIQCEEPQVLVEVDMDFFKTGQMINPADMSLGGCASTAEDPATKRLLFQAELQACGSVLTTTSEELIYSFTIIYTPKPLEGTSIFRTSGAIVGVECHYQRYHNVSSDALFPTWIPYSATKQAEELLIFSLRLMMADLATYRARDSTQFSLGDIIYIQADVLQFYHVPLRVYVDNCVATTTSDPNSSPNYAFIDNHGCFTDAKLTGSKSRFAQRSQDDKLQFMLEAFRFEDSAPIYITCRLKATAAITPRDSKHKACSYINGGWFAAGGPNDLCSCCESSCAGGGGGGGGGGGGGGGGGGGQQKNQQGELWGEATIGPYYVTKKST